The nucleotide sequence CGACCGAGAGGCTCTGCGCGCGCGCCATGAGCTCCCGATGGCGGGCGTGATTCCGGTTGGCGAAAAGCTCGATGGCGTCGCCGTGCACGACGAGCACGATCGCGCCGTCGAAAGGATCGGCGCCGTACAGCGTGCTCACGAAGCTCGCGCGATCCAGGACATTCGCGAGCACCGCGGGATCGCGGGAGACCACATCGTAGATCACCTTCCGGGGCGGGTACCGGGTTTCCTCCACCCGTGCCGTGCCCCACGGAGAAGCGGAGGCGGGACCGGAGTCCCCCGACGACGGGACAGCGGCCAGCGCGAGCCAGACGGCGAGCAGCGTGGCGAGTAAACGCATGGGCGACACCCCAAGCCTTAGTAATCGAGGAACAGCCCGGACCGGCTCAGCCGATCGGGCGGTTCGGCGACGTGAGCTTCCGCCGGCGGAGCAGCCTCAGAAGCACGTGGAGCTTGCTGACACAGATGAAGTCGTGCGTGCACCGTACGAACCCGCGTCGGCGCAAGGCGCCGAGCGTCATCCGCACCTGCGGGAGGATCGCCCCGGACAGATCCGCGAGCTCCCGCGCGCTCAGGCGGAGGTGCATCGCCTCGCCGTGCCCGCACGGCGCGCCGTGGTGCACCAGAAGCTCGGCGAGAGTGGCGAGCACCCGCTGCGGCGCCGGGAGCGGCGCCAGGTTCTCGATGCGGCGCGCGAGCACTTGCCGGCGAGCGCGCACGACCCGCAGCGAGCGGGTCGCGAACGGTGCACCGAGCGCGATCGCACGGCGAAACTCGGCTCCCGGCACCCGGTACACGCGCGCGGGGCCCTTCGCGAAGGCCGATTCGCCCGCGCGGGCGGCGCCGTCGAGGCCGGGGCCGAAGACGTGACGCGCGCCGAGGATGGCCGAGGTGATCTCGCGCCCCCGCACGCCGGGCGCGGCGAGGCGCACGTACCCGCTCTCGACCACGTAGATGCAATCGACGTCGTCGCCGCGACGGTATATCGGCGCGCCGTCCTCCAGATCGCGGATACGGAGCCCCGCGAACTCCTGCTTCCAGGCGTCGGGCGTCAGCGCGAGCGAAAGTACCGACGGCGCTTCGGCCTCTTCCCGTCGGACGCGCGCGGTCGCCTCGCGGGTCACAGGTGGTAGTCCCCCGCCGCCTCGGGCTGGTAGAGGATCTTCTCGACCCGCATCTGCTTCTCGCCCGTCGGGACCCGCCAGACGATACGCTCATGCACGCGCGCCCCGAGCAGCGCCGCGCCCAGGGGCGCGAGCACCGAAATCCTGTCGTTCGCGGGATCGGCGTTTTCCGGGAACACGAGCGTATAGGCGTGGACCGACCCGACCTCCTCGTCGCGCAGCTCGACCTTCGAGTTCATCGTGACGATGTCCGGGGGCACCGCCCGCGTTTCCACCCGCTCGGCGCGCTCGAGCTTGGCCTCGAGCCGATCGAGATAATCCGCATCCATGTCCGAATCCCGCCGGGCGTTGACGATGAGCTGCTGCAGGCGTGCGAGGTCGAGTCCTGAAACATAAATCTCGTGAGCGACGGTTTCCATGCTGCTCTCCTATTACTTTTAGTAGAAATCG is from Sulfurifustis variabilis and encodes:
- a CDS encoding DsrE family protein → MRLLATLLAVWLALAAVPSSGDSGPASASPWGTARVEETRYPPRKVIYDVVSRDPAVLANVLDRASFVSTLYGADPFDGAIVLVVHGDAIELFANRNHARHRELMARAQSLSVGGIIRFRLCRAAARMRGYGAEDVHGFLTLVPMADAEIIRLQTDEGYAYMR
- a CDS encoding Crp/Fnr family transcriptional regulator; this encodes MTREATARVRREEAEAPSVLSLALTPDAWKQEFAGLRIRDLEDGAPIYRRGDDVDCIYVVESGYVRLAAPGVRGREITSAILGARHVFGPGLDGAARAGESAFAKGPARVYRVPGAEFRRAIALGAPFATRSLRVVRARRQVLARRIENLAPLPAPQRVLATLAELLVHHGAPCGHGEAMHLRLSARELADLSGAILPQVRMTLGALRRRGFVRCTHDFICVSKLHVLLRLLRRRKLTSPNRPIG
- the rnk gene encoding nucleoside diphosphate kinase regulator, producing METVAHEIYVSGLDLARLQQLIVNARRDSDMDADYLDRLEAKLERAERVETRAVPPDIVTMNSKVELRDEEVGSVHAYTLVFPENADPANDRISVLAPLGAALLGARVHERIVWRVPTGEKQMRVEKILYQPEAAGDYHL